In the Gossypium arboreum isolate Shixiya-1 chromosome 10, ASM2569848v2, whole genome shotgun sequence genome, one interval contains:
- the LOC108462316 gene encoding uncharacterized protein LOC108462316, whose product MAMEQLYGDFDASYNELQGWITAIREYVPGTAIELQTRPYYGPDEQLQPRKRIFQRMFWTFDPCVRAFPHYKPFVQVDGTWLYGKYTQILLLAIAQDGNNNVLPIAFAIVDKENMESWEFFLTNLRRYVVSNDSICIISDRRKRLIAAIRRSDELEPHIFKQRMTRLENDMEGQTNTSFRQWLGTMEPWQWAQSFDEGFRYGQMTTNLVEGINAVLLKTRHLSISSVFSATFYRLAILMPRMGQQQVNQIEAGHVFVEYVRDAMVANRRMARSMNVEVYSRRNETFRVTETIGRRPGIPPRSYGVDLRNRRCDCRRFQTLPYPYAHVVAACAKVSLNVDQFIDEVYTLERTLRVWENEFPVLPDLSTWEVPPTTFELVLDKGLRRNPKGRPQSSRIRNEMDIREKSDGKLCGVCRLPDEKSYVSNAIDELEPRGVEYGGGYGPEGVEYGGGYGSRGVEYIGGYGPEGVEY is encoded by the exons atggCAATGGAGCAATTGTACGGAGATTTTGATGCATCATATAATGAGTTACAGGGATGGATTACCGCTATAAGGGAGTACGTACCAGGGACTGCCATTGAGCTGCAGACACGACCTTATTATGGCCCGGATGAGCAACTACAACCAAGAAAAAGAATTTTCCAACGGATGTTCTggacgtttgatccatgtgtACGTGCATTTCCCCACTACAAGCCGTTTGTGCAAGTAGATGGGACATGGCTATACGGTAAATATACACAGATTTTACTTCTTGCGATTGCTCAGGATGGGAACAATAACGTGCTCCCGATTGCGTTTGCCATCGTAGATAAAGAGAATATGGAGtcgtgggaattcttccttacAAACCTGCGGAGGTATGTTGTTAGTAATGATAGTATTTGCATCATCTCTGATAGAAGGAAAAGATTAATTGCTGCCATTAGGCGTTCCG ACGAGCTTGAGCCACACATTTTCAAGCAAAGGATGACTCGACTTGAGAATGACATGGAAGGTCAAACGAACACATCTTTCCGACAATGGTTGGGTACCATGGAGCcgtggcaatgggctcaaagttttgacgagggctttcgttACGGTCAAATGACTACAAACTTGGTGGAGGGCATCAATGCTGTGTTATTAAAAACAAGACATCTTTCGATTTCATCTGTCTTCTCAGCTACATTCTACAGGTTGGCTatcttgatgccaagaatgggtcagcAACAAGTCAACCAGATAGAGGCAGGACACGTCTTTGTCGAATATGTCAGGGATGCAATGGTTGCAAACCGTCGGATGGcgaggtcgatgaatgtagaaGTATATTCACGACGTAATGAAACGTTTCGCGTTACAGAGACCATCGGTCGTCGACCCGGTATACCACCTAGGTCCTACGGAGTTGATCTCCGAAATAGACGGTGCGATTGTAGGAGGTTCCAGACACTTCCTTATCCTTATGCACATGTTGTAGCAGCTTGTGCTAAAGTCTCGCTCAACGTGGATCAATTTATCGATGAAGTGTATACCCTCGAACGCACATTGCGTGTATGGGAGAATGAGTTTCCCGTACTTCCTGACCTATCTACTTGGGAGGTTCCTCCAACGACATTCGAGCTTGTCCTAGACAAAGGGTTGCGTAGGAACCCAAAAGGTCGTCCGCAATCATCTAGAATCCGTAACGAAATGGACATTAGAGAGAAATCTGATGGGAAGTTGTGTGGAGTTTGTAGATTACCAG ACGAAAAATCATATGTCTCAAATGCCATCGATGAACTTGAGCCGAGAGGAGTAGAATATGGAGGTGGATATGGGCCGGAAGGAGTAGAGTACGGCGGTGGATACGGCTCTAGAGGAGTTGAGTACATAGGTGGATACGGGCCGGAAGGAGTAGAGTACTAA